From the genome of Eucalyptus grandis isolate ANBG69807.140 chromosome 2, ASM1654582v1, whole genome shotgun sequence, one region includes:
- the LOC104432306 gene encoding F-box protein At1g55000 — MGCCGDDDDDDREHPPRTPDLSPLPSSTAAAAAASASSSASAADDSTISPMNSHFSALACHDTLRLIFEKLSVRDLARASCVCRIWSCVASDRDMVTRAFAAPWRLKEVVGVPSSGSFWRDTGIGKFAISHRIKRGDSVASLAVKYSVQVMDIKRLNNMMSDHGIYSRERLLIPISNPDILIDSTCYIERDNHARREVAVLYPEGVQDIEISSLLKRTTSERGKKRILDSLRRSMQVDDGTAQYYLSISDGDLRAALSKFSEDLRWERQAGLA, encoded by the exons atggGCTGctgcggcgacgacgacgacgacgaccggGAGCATCCACCCCGGACCCCCGATCTCTCTCCGCTGCCgtcctccaccgccgccgccgccgccgcctccgcctcctcctccgcctccgctgcCGACGATTCCACCATCTCGCCGATGAACTCCCACTTCTCCGCCCTCGCCTGCCACGACACCCTCCGGCTCATCTTCGAGAAGCTCTCCGTCCGGGACCTGGCCCGCGCGAGCTGCGTCTGCCGCATCTGGAGCTGCGTCGCCTCCGATCGCGACATGGTCACCCGAGCCTTCGCGGCCCCCTGGAGGTTGAAGGAGGTGGTCGGCGTCCCGAGCTCGGGTAGCTTCTGGAGGGATACCGGCATAGGGAAGTTCGCGATCTCGCACCGGATTAAGCGCGGCGATAGCgtcgcgagcctcgccgtgaaGTACTCCGTTCAG GTCATGGACATAAAGCGCTTGAACAACATGATGAGTGATCATGGTATATATTCGAGGGAGAGATTGTTAATCCCCATAAGCAACCCTGACATTCTTATCGATTCCACATGCTACATAGAGCGAGATAACCATGCAAGGAGGGAAGTCGCCGTGCTTTACCCAGAAGGCGTCCAGGACATAGAGATAAGTTCTTTGCTAAAGAGGACAACCTCTGAACGAGGGAAGAAGAGAATACTTGACTCGCTTAGGAGGAGCATGCAGGTTGATGATGGGACTGCTCAGTACTACTTGTCTATCTCTGATGGTGACCTGAGGGCTGCACTCTCGAAATTCTCTGAAGACCTTAGGTGGGAGAGACAGGCGGGATTGGCCTAA